In one window of Erinaceus europaeus chromosome 17, mEriEur2.1, whole genome shotgun sequence DNA:
- the CIMAP1A gene encoding ciliary microtubule associated protein 1A isoform X1 produces MPRQSWEEGWGFWGHLELFPDPQQPGWAGWKRGDLPRPLSTRPPGFVKHTPTKQRAPAYSFRGAPMLLAENCSPGPRYSVNPKILRTGKDYGPSFSILGRYCAKTMLTPGPGDYFPEKSTKHVFDSAPSHSISARTKTFRVDSTPGPAAYMLPVVMGPHTVGKVSQPSFSIKGRSKLGSFSDDLHKTPGPAAYRQTDVQVTRFKAPQYTMAARVEPPGDKTLKPGPGAHSPEKVTMTKPSAPVVSFGIKHSDYMTPLVVDVE; encoded by the exons ATGCCTAGGCAGAGCTGGGAGGAAGGCTGGGGGTTCTGGGGACACCTGGAGCTCTTCCCTGACCCCCAGCAACCTGGATGGGCCGGGTGGAAAAGAGGGGATCTCCCCAGGCCTCTCTCAACCCGTCCCCCAGGGTTTGTGAAGCATACACCCACCAAGCAGCGGGCACCAGCCTACAGCTTCCGCGGGGCCCCCATGCTGCTGGCAGAAAACTGCTCCCCGGGGCCCCGCTACAGCGTCAACCCCAAGATCCTTCGGACCGGCAAGGACTACGGCCCCTCCTTCTCCATTCTGGGCCGCTACTGTGCAAAGACCATGCTGACCCCCGGCCCCG gagacTACTTTCCAGAGAAGTCTACCAAGCATGTGTTTGACTCTGCACCCAGTCACTCCATTTCTGCCCGGACCAAGACATTCCGAGTGGACAGCACCCCAG GCCCCGCCGCCTACATGCTGCCCGTGGTCATGGGGCCCCACACAGTGGGCAAGGTGTCCCAGCCATCCTTCTCCATCAAGGGCCGCAGCAAGCTGGGCAGCTTCAGCGATGACCTGCACAAG ACCCCGGGACCCGCAGCCTACCGCCAGACGGATGTACAGGTGACAAGGTTCAAGGCTCCACAGTACACCATGGCTGCCCGTGTGGAGCCCCCAGGAGACAAGACCCTCAAGCCTGGACCTGGGGCCCACAGCCCTGAGAAG GTGACCATGACCAAGCCCAGCGCCCCCGTCGTCAGCTTTGGTATCAAGCACTCTGACTACATGACACCCCTGGTCGTGGACGTGGAGTAG